The DNA region AACAGGCCCGCGTTGCCGAGGCCGCCGGGGCTTGCGCGGTCATGGCCTTGGAGCGCGTGCCGGCCGATATCCGCGCGGCCGGCGGCGTGGCCCGCATGTCCGATCCGGGTATGATCCGCGAGATCATGGCCGCCGTGTCCATTCCGGTCATGGCCAAATGCCGCATCGGGCATTTCATGGAGGCGCGCATCCTTGAGGCCGTGGGTGTTGACTACATCGACGAGAGCGAGGTTCTGACCCCGGCCGACGAGGAGTTTCACATCGATAAATTCGCGTTCAAGGTTCCCTTTGTTTGCGGCTGCCGCAATTTGGGCGAGGCCTTGCGGCGCGTCGGCGAGGGCGCGGCCATGATCCGGACCAAGGGCGAGGCCGGCACCGGCGACGTGGTCGAGGCCGTGCGCCATGCCCGGACCGTGCAGGGTGAG from Deltaproteobacteria bacterium includes:
- a CDS encoding pyridoxal 5'-phosphate synthase lyase subunit PdxS, yielding MNQHSENQNNQTLLNTGLARMFKGGVIMDVVNPEQARVAEAAGACAVMALERVPADIRAAGGVARMSDPGMIREIMAAVSIPVMAKCRIGHFMEARILEAVGVDYIDESEVLTPADEEFHIDKFAFKVPFVCGCRNLGEALRRVGEGAAMIRTKGEAGTGDVVEAVRHARTVQGE